A single region of the Raphanus sativus cultivar WK10039 chromosome 1, ASM80110v3, whole genome shotgun sequence genome encodes:
- the LOC108851899 gene encoding LOW QUALITY PROTEIN: LOB domain-containing protein 1 (The sequence of the model RefSeq protein was modified relative to this genomic sequence to represent the inferred CDS: inserted 1 base in 1 codon): MASFMMSGSHLTLSIYRHIYQKALHPQHTLIMLDMEIKCDASAAIVSASPTSSPPLPQLSPRLVLSPCAACKILRRRCGDKCVLAPYFPPTEPAKFTIAHRVFGASNIIKLLQELPESQRTDAVNSMVYEAGARIRDPIYGCAGAIYNLQRQVSELQAQLAKSQVEIVSMQLQRSNLLELIHNMDQPNQEQHNMSFDSSLEIXDEFINSPDEESIDFGFLEDNKYSNTKASMLWCDPLWI, translated from the exons atgGCGTCATTTATGATGTCAGGTAGTCATCTCACTTTGTCTATATATAGACATATCTACCAAAAAGCACTTCACCCTCAACACACTTTGATAATGCTCGATATGGAGATTAAGTGTGACGCTTCTGCCGCTATCGTCTCTGCTTCTCCAACGTCTTCTCCTCCTCTACCACAGCTTTCACCACGTTTGGTTCTTAGCCCATGCGCCGCTTGCAAAATCTTGAGGCGGCGTTGCGGAGATAAATGCGTTTTGGCGCCGTACTTCCCTCCAACGGAGCCAGCTAAGTTCACCATCGCCCACCGTGTGTTTGGAGCCAGCAACATCATTAAGCTCTTACAG GAACTTCCCGAATCACAGAGAACTGATGCGGTAAACAGTATGGTGTACGAAGCCGGAGCTAGAATTAGAGACCCGATCTATGGATGTGCGGGTGCCATATACAATCTACAAAGACAAGTGAGTGAACTGCAAGCACAGCTAGCAAAATCTCAAGTGGAGATAGTGAGTATGCAGTTACAAAGATCAAATCTACTAGAATTGATTCACAACATGGACCAACCAAACCAAGAGCAACATAATATGTCCTTCGACAGCTCCTTGGAAA GTGATGAGTTCATTAACAGCCCTGACGAAGAGAGCATTGATTTTGGATTCCTTGAAGACAACAAGTACTCCAACACCAAGGCCTCAATGCTGTGGTGTGATCCTCTTTGGATATGA